The Desulfobaculum bizertense DSM 18034 genome includes a region encoding these proteins:
- the lpxA gene encoding acyl-ACP--UDP-N-acetylglucosamine O-acyltransferase, producing MSTQIHPSAVVDPSAQLGKNVTVGPYAIIEADTVIGDGTTIDAFAQIKQYTTMGAENHIHSHALIGGDPQDIKFGGEKTTLVLGDRNIIREFTTIHRGTPEGRGETNIGSECMIMAYAHVAHDCHLSDNVILTNCVMLAGHVDLGVHAVVGGMCGVHQFCRIGDYAFIAGMTGVPNDVPPFCMAAGTRGSLRGLNSIGLRRSGMTSETIRAIKHAYMTIFRSGYTRSEALEVMKGEENKIKEVEYFLDFISNSERGCLNDVSKNSKHVD from the coding sequence ATGTCGACACAGATTCATCCTTCTGCGGTTGTTGATCCTTCCGCACAGCTTGGCAAGAATGTTACTGTTGGTCCTTACGCCATTATTGAGGCGGATACTGTGATCGGTGATGGCACCACCATTGATGCTTTTGCCCAGATCAAGCAGTACACCACAATGGGCGCCGAGAACCACATTCACTCTCATGCCCTGATTGGTGGCGATCCGCAGGATATCAAGTTCGGTGGCGAAAAGACCACTCTGGTGCTTGGCGATCGCAATATTATTCGTGAATTTACCACCATCCACCGTGGTACCCCTGAGGGGCGTGGCGAAACCAATATTGGTTCTGAGTGCATGATTATGGCGTATGCCCATGTTGCGCACGACTGCCACCTCTCTGACAATGTCATTCTGACCAACTGCGTTATGCTGGCTGGTCATGTGGATCTTGGCGTGCATGCTGTTGTTGGCGGCATGTGTGGCGTGCACCAGTTTTGCCGTATTGGCGATTATGCCTTTATCGCAGGTATGACCGGTGTGCCGAATGATGTCCCGCCATTCTGTATGGCTGCTGGTACCCGTGGCTCTCTGCGTGGTCTTAACAGCATTGGTCTTCGCCGCTCCGGCATGACCAGTGAGACCATTCGGGCCATCAAGCATGCGTACATGACGATTTTCCGCTCTGGCTATACCCGGAGTGAGGCGCTGGAAGTCATGAAGGGCGAAGAGAACAAGATTAAGGAAGTGGAATACTTCCTCGACTTTATCTCGAATAGCGAACGTGGTTGCCTCAACGACGTTTCCAAGAACTCCAAGCACGTGGACTAG
- a CDS encoding OmpH family outer membrane protein: MRKILLTVMMVLLMAPAAYAAQGKIGIVNMPKIIKTCEPGQKALKSLQSKFKGVKADIDKKKAALDKMQKEMQKQSLVLSQEAKMDKEMEFKRKVRDFQDTLGNYQRKARVEEQRLSEPVVKLIMQTIQKYGKSHGYSMILDGQAAGVMYIDKGVDVTNTIIVEVNKASRKK; encoded by the coding sequence ATGCGTAAAATTTTGCTGACAGTGATGATGGTGCTTCTGATGGCTCCTGCTGCATATGCAGCTCAGGGCAAGATCGGTATCGTGAACATGCCGAAGATCATCAAAACTTGTGAACCCGGTCAGAAAGCTCTCAAGAGCCTTCAGAGCAAGTTCAAGGGCGTTAAGGCTGACATCGACAAGAAGAAAGCCGCTCTCGACAAGATGCAGAAAGAAATGCAGAAGCAGAGCCTCGTGCTTTCTCAGGAAGCCAAGATGGACAAGGAAATGGAATTCAAGCGTAAAGTGCGTGATTTTCAGGACACCCTTGGCAACTACCAGCGCAAGGCCCGTGTGGAAGAGCAGCGCCTGTCTGAGCCTGTTGTAAAGCTCATCATGCAGACCATTCAGAAGTACGGAAAGTCCCACGGCTACTCCATGATTCTTGACGGTCAGGCTGCTGGTGTCATGTACATCGACAAAGGCGTCGACGTGACCAACACCATCATTGTTGAAGTGAACAAGGCTTCCCGCAAGAAGTAG
- the lpxD gene encoding UDP-3-O-(3-hydroxymyristoyl)glucosamine N-acyltransferase — translation MQIRLSELAENMGLTLRGEDCLISGVGTLESAGPDDITFLADPKYAHLLEATQAAAVVVSEAHAGDVERALVSASPYMDFARILMMFNPKQGCLEGQGVSDQAYVHPSVELGEGVDVYPFAFIADGAKIGARTKIFPGAYVGEGCVIGDDCTLYPRCTLMAGTTLGDRVMIHPGAVLGADGFGYIPTDEGRVKIPQVGRVVLEDDVEIGANTTIDRAMIDRTLVRTGTKIDNQVQIAHNCTIGEHSTIVSQVGIAGSTTVGKNVIMAGKAGIADHITIGDNVIVGPKCGVARDIPAGKKMGGHPAVDYGIYMRSLTLAPKMPDLFKRVRKLEKQLAALESGGQGENNE, via the coding sequence ATGCAGATCAGACTTTCTGAGCTTGCAGAAAATATGGGCCTGACCCTGAGAGGTGAGGATTGCCTCATCTCTGGGGTCGGGACCCTTGAATCTGCTGGGCCTGACGACATTACTTTTCTGGCGGACCCGAAGTACGCTCATCTGCTGGAAGCAACACAGGCCGCCGCTGTTGTTGTTTCTGAAGCTCATGCTGGCGATGTAGAGCGTGCGCTTGTGAGTGCAAGTCCCTACATGGACTTTGCCCGCATCCTGATGATGTTCAACCCGAAGCAGGGCTGCCTTGAAGGGCAGGGCGTGAGCGATCAGGCCTATGTCCATCCTTCGGTAGAACTTGGTGAAGGTGTTGACGTGTATCCCTTTGCGTTTATTGCTGATGGCGCAAAAATTGGTGCACGAACAAAAATTTTTCCGGGTGCCTACGTGGGAGAAGGTTGTGTCATCGGTGACGATTGCACCCTGTATCCCCGTTGTACCCTGATGGCTGGCACCACGCTTGGCGACCGGGTGATGATTCATCCCGGCGCAGTGCTTGGCGCTGACGGATTTGGCTACATCCCCACTGACGAGGGCCGAGTCAAGATTCCTCAGGTTGGCCGCGTTGTCCTCGAAGATGATGTCGAGATCGGCGCAAACACCACCATTGACCGGGCCATGATTGACCGGACTTTGGTTCGCACTGGCACCAAGATTGATAATCAGGTGCAGATTGCTCATAACTGCACCATCGGCGAGCACAGCACCATTGTGTCGCAGGTGGGCATTGCGGGCAGCACCACGGTTGGCAAGAACGTCATTATGGCTGGCAAGGCTGGTATCGCAGACCACATCACTATTGGTGACAACGTCATTGTTGGTCCCAAGTGTGGCGTTGCTCGCGATATTCCTGCGGGCAAGAAGATGGGTGGTCACCCGGCTGTTGATTACGGTATTTACATGCGCTCACTGACTCTGGCTCCCAAGATGCCAGACCTGTTTAAGCGCGTTCGCAAGCTTGAGAAGCAACTGGCCGCACTTGAGTCTGGCGGTCAGGGAGAAAATAATGAGTAA
- the bamA gene encoding outer membrane protein assembly factor BamA, which produces MNKLIERAVLACACLLMLTCVIGVGRACAQDAGAVGTQKILVLPFDVRADQDLSYLKDSLPQLLNDRLKSLGFEAISSDKMRSLIDRNNVEYLDVQTARDLSLLAGANYAVYGSFNQLGETLSLDVRLVEAFGLKPPRPLFVVKEGIINLSSAIDELGDKIKVELMRREAIADIRVEGNKFLEKDVVLMRLRSRKGDIYDPKALNEDVKRVYGLGYFKDVRVDMDESSDGVVLTFTVEERPRIQAISVLGTEELDADDVQELMSTKIGAVLNPKMLSDDLGKIKEEYRKKGFYNAKVSYNLDETGPQARLNITVDEGNKLYIEKIAIEGAEQISESELKSELALDERGIFSWITGTGVLKEDLLTRDSAAIEAYYGNHGFIDVKVGQPDVRFEDDGIYITFKVEEGTRYKVGEVTYDGDILDSVDKLKKITKLDDDSAEGEYFNRSVLHKDSQRLTEYYSNYGYAYAEADYSLNPDKEKGLVGVAFHMKKREKIYIRHVSIEGNSKTRDNVIRRELRLADGDLYSGYRLRRSGQRLGYLDYFDNADIQPVPSGEPGLMDLKVKVKEKNTGRLSAGVGYSSADGGFLTGSIEERNLFGKGYYTGFTGTIGGSDSQYKISFTNPHVYDSPWSAGGDLYLTRVDWDDYDRDTTGGRVRVGYPLGEYTTFVWNYRLEHYEVSDVSDDAATQIKEVEGKHWLSSTTVGLKRRTTDKRFDPSRGSTSSLSVEYAGGVLLGDDEFIKVVADHSQYYPLWWGTTFHIHGRAGYAFENGSDEIPVFERFYLGGINSVRGYKSRRISPVDPATGDRIGGDKMAFVNVEYIFPLMEELGLKGVVFFDAGEVWDDDESMDLDWKKSIGGGIRWYSAFGPLRLEYGYALDEVPDQGGKGKLEFSMGQFF; this is translated from the coding sequence ATGAACAAGCTGATTGAGCGGGCTGTGCTTGCCTGTGCATGTCTGTTGATGCTGACGTGTGTGATCGGTGTGGGGAGGGCATGCGCTCAGGACGCTGGCGCTGTCGGAACACAAAAGATTCTTGTGCTTCCCTTTGATGTACGGGCCGATCAGGACCTTTCCTATCTGAAAGACAGTCTGCCCCAGCTTTTGAACGACAGGCTGAAATCACTCGGGTTTGAGGCAATTTCCTCGGACAAGATGCGTTCGCTTATCGACAGAAACAATGTCGAATACCTGGATGTTCAGACGGCTCGTGACCTCTCGCTGCTGGCGGGAGCAAACTACGCAGTCTATGGCAGCTTTAACCAACTCGGCGAGACACTGAGTCTCGATGTTCGGCTGGTTGAGGCCTTTGGTCTGAAACCACCCCGTCCGCTTTTTGTGGTCAAGGAAGGCATTATCAATCTTTCCAGCGCCATCGACGAGCTTGGTGACAAGATCAAGGTTGAGCTGATGCGCCGCGAGGCCATTGCGGACATTCGGGTCGAGGGAAACAAATTTTTGGAAAAAGATGTGGTGCTGATGCGCCTCCGCTCCCGCAAGGGAGACATCTATGACCCCAAGGCGCTGAACGAAGACGTGAAGCGCGTCTATGGTCTTGGATACTTCAAAGACGTTCGGGTCGACATGGACGAGTCCTCTGATGGCGTTGTCCTGACCTTTACCGTTGAAGAGCGTCCCCGTATTCAGGCCATTAGCGTTCTCGGCACAGAGGAACTCGATGCCGATGACGTGCAGGAGCTGATGTCCACCAAGATTGGCGCAGTTCTGAACCCCAAGATGCTTTCTGACGATCTCGGTAAGATCAAGGAAGAGTATCGCAAGAAAGGCTTTTATAATGCCAAGGTGTCGTACAATCTTGATGAGACTGGCCCACAGGCCCGCCTGAACATCACGGTTGACGAAGGCAACAAGCTGTACATTGAGAAAATCGCTATTGAGGGTGCTGAGCAGATCAGCGAAAGCGAGCTGAAAAGCGAGCTGGCCCTTGACGAGCGTGGTATCTTCTCATGGATTACAGGCACAGGTGTTCTGAAAGAGGACCTGCTGACCCGTGACTCTGCAGCAATTGAAGCCTACTACGGCAACCACGGCTTTATCGACGTCAAGGTCGGTCAGCCTGATGTCCGTTTTGAAGATGATGGCATTTACATCACCTTTAAGGTGGAAGAGGGCACCCGCTACAAGGTCGGCGAAGTCACCTATGATGGCGACATTCTTGATTCTGTTGACAAGCTCAAGAAGATCACCAAACTTGATGATGATTCTGCCGAAGGCGAGTACTTTAACCGCTCTGTGCTTCACAAAGATTCACAGCGCCTGACCGAGTACTATTCCAATTATGGATACGCCTACGCCGAAGCTGATTACAGCCTGAATCCTGACAAGGAGAAAGGGCTGGTTGGCGTTGCCTTCCACATGAAGAAGCGTGAAAAGATTTACATCCGCCACGTCAGCATTGAAGGCAACTCCAAGACCCGAGACAACGTTATCCGTCGTGAACTGCGACTGGCTGACGGTGATCTCTACAGTGGCTATCGCCTGCGCCGTTCCGGTCAGCGCCTTGGCTATCTGGACTACTTTGACAATGCGGACATTCAGCCTGTACCTAGCGGTGAGCCGGGTCTTATGGACCTGAAGGTCAAGGTCAAGGAAAAGAACACGGGCCGTCTCTCTGCTGGCGTTGGTTACTCCAGTGCAGACGGTGGCTTCCTGACGGGTTCCATTGAAGAGCGAAATCTCTTTGGTAAGGGCTATTACACTGGCTTTACCGGAACCATCGGCGGCTCTGATTCGCAGTACAAGATCAGCTTCACCAACCCGCATGTCTACGATTCTCCGTGGTCTGCTGGTGGTGACCTGTACCTGACCCGCGTGGACTGGGACGACTATGATCGTGACACCACTGGTGGCCGGGTTCGTGTTGGCTATCCTCTGGGCGAGTACACCACCTTTGTGTGGAACTATCGCCTTGAGCATTATGAAGTGTCCGACGTGTCTGACGACGCTGCAACCCAGATCAAAGAGGTTGAGGGCAAGCACTGGCTCAGCTCCACAACCGTTGGTCTGAAACGCCGCACCACAGACAAGCGTTTTGACCCCTCTCGTGGCTCTACCTCCAGCCTTTCTGTTGAATACGCTGGTGGCGTGCTGCTGGGTGATGACGAGTTTATTAAAGTTGTGGCCGACCACAGTCAGTATTATCCGCTGTGGTGGGGAACAACCTTCCATATTCACGGTCGTGCTGGTTACGCCTTTGAGAACGGCAGCGATGAGATTCCGGTCTTTGAGCGCTTCTATCTGGGTGGCATCAACTCGGTCCGTGGTTACAAGTCCCGCCGCATTTCCCCGGTTGACCCGGCAACAGGCGACCGCATCGGTGGTGACAAAATGGCTTTCGTGAACGTGGAATACATCTTCCCGCTCATGGAAGAGCTTGGTTTGAAGGGCGTTGTGTTCTTTGACGCTGGTGAGGTCTGGGACGATGACGAGTCCATGGATCTTGACTGGAAGAAGAGTATTGGTGGCGGTATCCGCTGGTACTCGGCTTTTGGTCCCCTGCGTCTCGAGTACGGCTATGCACTTGACGAGGTCCCGGATCAGGGCGGCAAGGGCAAGCTGGAGTTCTCAATGGGCCAGTTCTTCTAG
- a CDS encoding LpxI family protein, whose translation MQIETIGIIAGGGQFPFLVAQGAHRRGLKVVAVGFSDHTDMELAKETDDFIELHIGQLNKLIRFFKRHGVSRIVLAGAINKPRALHFKPDLRAMKLLFKLRSKGDDAILTTVAKELESEGLQVASALTIVPDIGTPAGVITRGKPNAQEWADLRYGWPKAKAIGSMDIGQSLVVKNGMVVAVEGPEGTDATLRRSGELAGPGCVLVKVYKPGQDNRMDLPAAGLQTVQTMIETGASCLGIEAGNSLFFDAEEAIALADKHGIHIVGLTAEEMEQE comes from the coding sequence ATGCAGATTGAGACCATTGGCATCATCGCTGGCGGCGGGCAGTTTCCGTTTCTGGTTGCTCAGGGTGCACACCGTCGCGGCCTCAAGGTCGTGGCTGTGGGCTTTTCTGACCACACAGACATGGAGCTTGCCAAAGAGACGGACGATTTTATTGAACTGCACATTGGCCAGCTCAATAAGCTGATTCGTTTTTTCAAGCGCCACGGCGTGAGCCGAATTGTTCTTGCCGGAGCGATTAACAAGCCCCGGGCACTGCACTTTAAGCCAGACCTGCGGGCTATGAAGCTGCTTTTTAAGCTGCGTTCAAAGGGCGATGATGCGATTTTGACCACTGTGGCCAAAGAGCTTGAGTCCGAAGGCTTGCAGGTTGCTTCTGCGCTGACCATTGTCCCAGATATTGGAACTCCTGCCGGAGTCATTACCCGAGGCAAACCCAATGCTCAGGAATGGGCAGACTTGCGCTATGGCTGGCCAAAAGCCAAGGCCATTGGCTCAATGGATATTGGACAGTCTCTGGTGGTGAAAAACGGAATGGTCGTTGCCGTGGAAGGTCCAGAAGGAACCGACGCCACGCTTCGCCGTTCAGGTGAGCTGGCAGGTCCGGGCTGTGTTTTGGTCAAAGTCTATAAGCCGGGGCAGGACAACCGAATGGATTTGCCTGCGGCCGGACTCCAGACTGTGCAGACCATGATTGAAACCGGGGCGAGCTGCCTTGGCATTGAGGCTGGAAACAGTCTGTTTTTTGATGCTGAGGAGGCGATTGCTCTGGCGGATAAGCACGGTATCCATATTGTTGGCCTGACCGCCGAGGAGATGGAGCAGGAATAG
- a CDS encoding ABC transporter ATP-binding protein — protein sequence MNKFPLYELRAVDKDFVGPGEQVSVLRQLTLSIQAGESIAIVGSSGSGKSTLLHLLGTLESPSAGEIFFEGQNLTKLDEAGKAAFRNRELGFVFQFHHLLPEFSALENVAMPGIISGMKRHDALEHAREVLAQVGLEAGHNRRVSTLSGGERQRAAIARALFLKPKVLLADEPTGSLDEQNGDRIGDLLIELNCDLGMTVVVVTHNDVLARKMNRRLELRSGELYEQAD from the coding sequence ATGAATAAATTCCCGTTGTATGAATTGCGGGCAGTTGATAAAGACTTTGTTGGTCCCGGCGAGCAGGTCTCTGTGCTGCGGCAGCTGACTCTTTCGATTCAGGCTGGCGAGAGCATAGCGATTGTTGGTTCTTCCGGGTCTGGCAAGTCGACGCTTCTGCATCTGCTCGGGACGCTCGAATCGCCGAGCGCTGGGGAGATTTTCTTTGAGGGGCAAAACCTGACGAAGCTGGATGAGGCTGGCAAGGCCGCATTCCGTAATCGTGAGCTGGGTTTTGTTTTTCAGTTTCATCATCTGTTGCCAGAATTTTCTGCTTTGGAAAATGTTGCCATGCCGGGAATCATTTCTGGCATGAAACGCCACGACGCGCTGGAACATGCGCGTGAGGTTTTGGCACAGGTTGGGCTTGAAGCTGGGCATAACCGGCGGGTCAGTACCCTGTCTGGTGGCGAGCGGCAGCGGGCAGCTATTGCTCGTGCGCTGTTTTTGAAGCCAAAGGTACTGCTTGCTGATGAGCCGACAGGAAGTCTGGATGAGCAGAATGGAGACCGCATTGGTGACTTGCTTATAGAACTGAACTGCGACCTCGGAATGACCGTTGTCGTTGTGACGCACAATGACGTGCTTGCTCGGAAAATGAACAGACGGTTAGAACTTCGCTCTGGAGAACTTTATGAACAAGCTGATTGA
- the fabZ gene encoding 3-hydroxyacyl-ACP dehydratase FabZ, whose amino-acid sequence MSKEEIKSLDIQDIMKLLPHRYPFLLVDRVTEIVPNEKIVAYKNLTFNEPFFQGHFPDFPVMPGVLICEAMAQAGGVLFHYSQKTDSDSLFMFAGLDKVRFRRPVRPGDRLDLVVGDVRVRRTILKMKAQALVDGELACEAEMTAALVNKKDI is encoded by the coding sequence ATGAGTAAGGAAGAAATCAAGTCTCTTGATATTCAGGATATCATGAAGCTGTTGCCCCACAGGTACCCATTCCTGCTGGTGGACCGTGTGACCGAGATTGTGCCCAATGAGAAGATTGTTGCGTACAAGAACCTGACCTTTAATGAGCCATTTTTTCAGGGACATTTCCCTGATTTTCCTGTGATGCCTGGTGTGCTGATCTGTGAAGCAATGGCTCAGGCTGGTGGCGTGCTGTTCCACTATTCCCAGAAGACTGACAGCGATAGCCTGTTTATGTTTGCTGGTCTGGACAAGGTGCGTTTCCGCCGTCCGGTTCGTCCCGGTGATCGTCTGGACCTCGTGGTTGGCGATGTTCGCGTGCGTCGCACCATCCTGAAAATGAAAGCACAGGCGCTGGTCGATGGCGAGCTGGCCTGTGAAGCTGAAATGACTGCTGCTTTGGTCAACAAGAAGGATATCTAG
- a CDS encoding lipoprotein-releasing ABC transporter permease subunit: MSFESFVALRYLIARRGQAFISVISVISILGVALGVAALIVVLGVMNGMSTDMRDKILGVNAHLVIASVDAKIHNPAAISEKASEVQGVTGVTPFVYYEAMLSTRHGVKGVALRGIDPTTASSVLSLSRDIFEGKLSDLNVQSGPPGIILGSELAGRLGVRKGALVNLLSPAGKRTAAGFVPTVKIFRVVGVFKTGMFEYDSSLAYTSLPAARALMNLEDDVVSGFELRVDDVDRASEIGKEVNTAIGGFPFYTRSWQEMNANLFAALKLEKVGMSVILIMIVLVGSFSIVTTLVMLVMEKTRDIAILMSMGATRKSIRRIFMLQGMIIGFAGTVLGYALGLGLCFLLQRYQFIELPKGIYSMDHLPVLLDWVDMTLIGISAMVLCFVATLYPARQAARLLPAEALRYE, from the coding sequence ATGAGTTTTGAATCATTTGTCGCCCTTAGATACCTGATTGCCCGTCGTGGTCAGGCCTTCATTTCAGTCATCTCCGTGATCTCCATCCTTGGAGTCGCGCTTGGCGTGGCTGCTTTGATTGTCGTCCTCGGGGTGATGAATGGCATGAGTACTGATATGCGGGATAAAATCCTTGGTGTGAATGCACACCTCGTGATTGCCAGCGTGGATGCAAAAATCCACAACCCCGCAGCGATCAGTGAAAAGGCTTCAGAAGTTCAGGGCGTCACTGGTGTGACGCCCTTTGTTTACTATGAAGCCATGCTGAGCACCCGGCACGGCGTTAAGGGCGTTGCCTTGCGGGGCATTGATCCGACAACGGCCTCCTCTGTGCTCAGCCTGTCCCGTGACATCTTTGAAGGAAAGCTGTCTGATCTGAACGTCCAGTCTGGCCCGCCCGGTATTATTCTCGGTTCTGAGCTTGCTGGACGTCTTGGCGTCAGAAAGGGCGCTCTGGTCAATCTGCTTTCTCCTGCGGGCAAGCGAACTGCTGCCGGATTCGTTCCGACAGTCAAAATATTCAGGGTTGTCGGTGTGTTCAAAACCGGCATGTTTGAGTATGATTCCTCGCTGGCCTACACAAGCCTGCCTGCGGCACGCGCGCTGATGAATCTGGAAGATGATGTCGTTAGCGGTTTTGAACTTCGGGTCGACGATGTTGACCGGGCTTCGGAAATTGGAAAAGAAGTGAATACCGCCATTGGTGGTTTTCCGTTCTACACGCGTTCGTGGCAGGAGATGAATGCTAATCTTTTTGCAGCACTCAAGCTGGAAAAAGTCGGCATGTCAGTTATTTTGATTATGATTGTCCTTGTTGGCTCCTTCTCTATCGTGACCACGCTGGTCATGCTGGTGATGGAAAAGACACGGGACATTGCCATTTTGATGTCTATGGGAGCAACGCGAAAAAGCATTCGCAGAATTTTCATGCTTCAGGGTATGATTATTGGTTTTGCGGGGACGGTCCTTGGCTATGCCCTTGGGCTTGGCCTGTGCTTTTTGCTCCAGCGTTACCAGTTCATTGAGCTTCCCAAGGGGATCTATTCAATGGACCATTTGCCCGTGCTTCTGGACTGGGTGGATATGACGCTTATAGGCATTTCGGCTATGGTGCTGTGCTTTGTGGCAACACTTTATCCCGCACGGCAGGCCGCACGGCTTCTGCCAGCAGAAGCGCTACGTTATGAATAA
- a CDS encoding N-acyl homoserine lactonase family protein has product MHYSVIPLLTGVRNPDQGIMTYQQGYGKPIWLPIYAFLVQGNGQNILIDTGLNEDEVFVPQKFTEETGLTAQPISDCLEDYGLATHDISVVINTHLHDDHCGNNELFTKATHYVQKKELEFCKNPHPLDHRYDTFFIEKIDFTTIEGTVEILPGIIGELTPGHTPGMQTMTISTASGPVILPGFCSNEKNFPKNGHVVCPGVHYDAFLAYDNAQKIGAKQGTILPLHALSIAGKTYA; this is encoded by the coding sequence ATGCACTATTCCGTCATCCCACTTCTTACCGGTGTCCGCAACCCCGATCAGGGGATCATGACCTATCAGCAAGGCTATGGGAAGCCGATCTGGTTGCCCATCTACGCTTTTCTCGTGCAGGGAAACGGCCAGAACATCCTTATTGATACGGGTCTCAACGAAGACGAAGTCTTTGTGCCACAAAAATTTACAGAAGAAACAGGTCTGACCGCACAGCCCATCAGTGACTGTCTCGAAGACTATGGCCTTGCCACACACGACATCTCTGTGGTGATTAACACGCACCTGCACGATGACCACTGCGGCAACAACGAACTGTTTACCAAGGCCACGCATTACGTGCAGAAAAAAGAGCTGGAATTCTGCAAAAATCCCCACCCTCTCGACCACCGCTACGACACATTTTTCATCGAAAAAATCGACTTTACGACCATTGAGGGAACCGTAGAAATTCTTCCCGGAATTATCGGTGAACTCACACCGGGACACACTCCCGGCATGCAAACCATGACTATAAGCACGGCATCCGGTCCTGTCATCCTTCCCGGATTCTGTTCCAACGAAAAGAACTTCCCCAAAAACGGCCACGTGGTGTGCCCCGGCGTGCACTATGACGCCTTTCTTGCCTACGACAACGCCCAAAAAATCGGCGCCAAGCAAGGCACCATCCTTCCGCTCCACGCCCTGAGCATTGCCGGAAAGACCTACGCCTAG
- the ricT gene encoding PSP1 domain-containing protein — MGHILGLKFSDYSQVYYFESGAFVVNVNDYVIVKTDQGMGLGSVVVVPDTLPEEFAEEELKPIFRVATEHDLKTAEENSKLSRQALKFCKERVRERKLEMKLVDVEVFFDRGKIIFYFTAPGRVDFRELVKDLVRAYKTRIELRQIGVRHETQMIGAVGNCGQVACCRRFMRKFAPVTIKMAKEQNLFLNPTKISGICGRLLCCLSFEEKNYEEFYRKCPKIGKRMDTDDGILKVLRANFFRGSIAVLSEFGEERELTLEEWEALNPRRIDPLELQRRLQEAQAQMRSHRGRGPQHRPAPKRAPKAPEAKAEKPESSEPEHEQPAPEKRQADVQGTDAPQKTRPSKKRRSGGRGRGGSSRGGEQQGEARPDAQKKFKPRKKARRRPKPKGPKAE, encoded by the coding sequence ATGGGCCACATACTCGGATTGAAATTTAGCGACTACAGCCAGGTGTATTACTTTGAATCTGGCGCGTTTGTCGTGAACGTCAATGATTACGTCATCGTGAAAACAGACCAGGGCATGGGCCTTGGGTCTGTTGTTGTTGTGCCTGACACCCTGCCTGAGGAATTTGCTGAAGAAGAACTGAAACCTATTTTTCGGGTTGCAACTGAACACGATCTGAAAACAGCTGAAGAGAATTCCAAGCTTTCCCGCCAGGCATTGAAGTTCTGCAAGGAACGGGTCCGGGAACGCAAGCTGGAAATGAAACTTGTCGATGTCGAAGTTTTCTTCGACAGGGGCAAGATTATATTTTATTTCACCGCACCCGGGCGGGTTGATTTCCGGGAACTGGTCAAGGACCTTGTCCGGGCCTACAAAACGCGGATTGAGCTGCGTCAGATTGGTGTCCGACACGAGACCCAGATGATCGGCGCTGTTGGCAACTGCGGGCAGGTCGCCTGCTGCCGCCGCTTTATGCGAAAATTTGCTCCAGTCACCATTAAGATGGCCAAGGAACAGAACCTGTTCCTGAATCCAACGAAGATTTCGGGGATTTGTGGTCGTCTTTTGTGTTGCCTGAGTTTTGAAGAAAAGAATTATGAAGAATTTTATCGGAAGTGCCCAAAGATTGGAAAACGAATGGACACGGATGATGGAATTTTGAAAGTGCTCCGGGCCAATTTCTTCCGAGGCAGCATTGCTGTTCTCTCGGAGTTTGGCGAAGAGCGGGAATTGACGCTGGAGGAGTGGGAAGCCCTGAACCCCCGGCGCATTGATCCGCTGGAGTTGCAGCGTCGGTTGCAGGAAGCTCAGGCCCAGATGCGGTCGCATCGCGGGCGTGGTCCCCAGCATCGACCCGCTCCAAAACGGGCACCAAAGGCTCCGGAAGCCAAGGCTGAAAAGCCCGAAAGCTCTGAGCCAGAGCACGAACAGCCTGCTCCTGAAAAGCGACAGGCAGACGTGCAGGGCACTGATGCTCCCCAAAAAACTCGTCCCAGTAAAAAACGTCGCAGTGGGGGACGAGGCCGGGGAGGCTCTTCGCGCGGCGGAGAGCAGCAGGGAGAAGCGCGCCCTGATGCCCAGAAGAAATTTAAACCCCGAAAAAAGGCTCGCCGCCGTCCCAAGCCAAAGGGACCAAAGGCCGAGTAG